The following proteins come from a genomic window of Gallalistipes aquisgranensis:
- a CDS encoding glycosyltransferase family 39 protein, with product MKPTTLLCLLLGGWWIVNLIQAGCTELANDEAYYHMFSRELAWGYFDHPPMTALLVRMGAFLGGELGVRFFFTILQPLYLLILYRIIRPEQPTRRDVLLYFVICAALPVLQLYGFIAVPDAPLLLFSALFLLCYKRFTERDSLPNALWLGLSVAALAYSKYHGALVVFFTLVSNPRIFRQPRLYLAGGVALLLLVPHLIWQYEHDFASIRYHLAGRNGFFKFNYITEYILNIFAIFNPLFFPLYVKSWIKSKSANPTERAIYCITLGLIVFFLLSSIRGYVQPQWVIVSSFGFILLLFGYARRHPRTRKYTMVSGCVTIGLIGLVRLVMIFNPIGLRFEVFDNKTSYGAIAAVAQGRPVIFGGSYAIAAKYGFYTGQPAFSQPSINYRTSQWQYMDTDTRAAGGPVLIETGPEGADSTLHLANGRDFSYVAVADFRPVRKVEIAGRPLPRRVKVGETLTVPLTIFNPYDYDIGLSPESNPLVLAWGRNKEVFREYVLPVKGTVPAGSLLRQTVRFTVPEELASPREYRVGFTIRPRYQGYWFNSKESKVSVE from the coding sequence ATGAAACCCACCACCCTGCTCTGCCTTCTGCTTGGCGGATGGTGGATCGTCAACCTAATCCAGGCGGGATGTACGGAACTGGCCAACGACGAGGCGTACTACCACATGTTTTCCCGCGAACTGGCCTGGGGTTATTTCGACCATCCGCCCATGACGGCCCTGCTTGTACGCATGGGTGCCTTTCTGGGCGGAGAGTTGGGGGTCCGTTTCTTCTTCACGATCCTGCAACCGCTCTACCTGCTGATCCTCTACCGGATCATCCGGCCGGAACAGCCGACCCGCCGGGACGTGTTGCTCTATTTCGTGATCTGCGCGGCCCTTCCCGTCCTGCAGCTCTACGGCTTCATCGCAGTACCCGACGCTCCCCTATTGCTGTTCTCGGCTCTGTTCCTGCTCTGCTACAAGCGTTTTACGGAACGGGATTCGCTGCCGAACGCCCTGTGGCTGGGCCTCTCGGTCGCCGCACTGGCTTACAGCAAATACCACGGGGCGCTGGTGGTATTCTTCACGCTCGTCTCCAATCCCCGGATATTCCGGCAGCCCAGGCTCTACCTGGCGGGCGGCGTGGCCCTGCTGTTGCTCGTGCCGCATCTGATCTGGCAATACGAGCACGATTTCGCCTCGATCCGCTACCATCTGGCCGGCCGGAACGGATTCTTCAAGTTCAACTACATCACGGAATATATCCTCAACATTTTCGCCATCTTCAATCCGCTTTTCTTCCCGCTCTACGTCAAATCGTGGATCAAATCGAAATCGGCGAACCCGACCGAACGGGCCATCTACTGCATAACGCTGGGACTGATCGTGTTTTTCCTGCTGTCAAGCATCCGGGGATACGTCCAGCCGCAATGGGTGATCGTCTCTTCGTTCGGATTCATCCTGCTTTTGTTCGGTTATGCACGGCGGCATCCCCGCACCCGGAAATACACGATGGTCTCGGGGTGTGTCACGATCGGGCTGATCGGCCTGGTACGGCTGGTGATGATCTTCAACCCGATCGGCCTCCGGTTCGAGGTGTTCGACAATAAAACGAGCTACGGAGCCATCGCCGCCGTCGCGCAGGGACGCCCCGTCATCTTCGGAGGCAGCTACGCCATAGCGGCGAAATACGGATTCTATACGGGTCAGCCCGCCTTCTCTCAACCGTCGATCAACTACCGCACCAGTCAATGGCAGTACATGGACACGGACACACGGGCTGCCGGAGGTCCCGTCCTGATCGAAACCGGACCGGAGGGAGCGGACTCCACCCTGCACCTGGCCAACGGCCGGGACTTCAGTTATGTCGCGGTCGCCGATTTCAGGCCCGTCCGGAAAGTGGAAATCGCCGGCCGTCCCCTTCCCCGCCGCGTGAAGGTCGGGGAGACACTCACTGTCCCGCTCACCATTTTCAACCCGTACGACTACGATATCGGACTGAGCCCCGAATCGAATCCGCTCGTACTGGCCTGGGGCCGCAACAAGGAGGTATTCCGAGAATATGTCCTCCCCGTGAAGGGTACCGTTCCCGCAGGATCGCTGCTGCGGCAGACGGTTCGTTTCACCGTCCCCGAAGAGTTGGCTTCTCCCCGGGAGTACCGCGTGGGTTTCACGATCCGGCCCCGTTATCAGGGTTATTGGTTCAACAGTAAAGAGAGCAAAGTGAGCGTAGAGTGA
- a CDS encoding GtrA family protein, with protein MIQQFIKFCVVGGSGMVVDFGITYLLKELVKVNKYIANSAGFLCAATSNYILNRIWTFGSTDPHVARQYLIFIGISLIGLAINNAAIYVLNDRFRLNFYFAKLLAIGVVTFWNFFMNYFFNFSA; from the coding sequence ATGATTCAGCAATTCATCAAATTCTGCGTAGTCGGGGGTTCCGGCATGGTGGTGGACTTCGGCATTACCTACCTGCTGAAGGAGTTGGTCAAAGTCAACAAATATATCGCCAATTCCGCGGGATTCCTCTGCGCAGCCACTTCGAATTACATCCTCAACCGTATCTGGACCTTCGGCAGCACCGATCCGCACGTAGCCCGCCAGTATCTGATCTTCATCGGCATTTCGCTGATCGGACTGGCAATCAACAACGCCGCGATCTATGTGCTGAACGACCGTTTCCGCCTCAATTTCTATTTCGCCAAACTGTTGGCGATCGGAGTGGTCACCTTCTGGAACTTCTTTATGAACTATTTCTTCAATTTCAGCGCATGA